GCGCGGGACCTCGCCGAGGTGCCGCACGGCGAGCGGCACGACCGCGACGGCGAGGAGCTGGGTATGCCGGTGCGCTGGGTGCTGCTGGAGGAGGTCCGCGACGCGGTCCTCGCCGGGCGGGTGCACAACGCGACCCTGGCCATCGCAGCCCTGGCCGCACTCGCGGCCCGCGACCTCGACTGGTCGACCCTGCGCCCAGCCGACGCGCCCTGGCCCGGGCACCCGCACCTGCGCGGCTGAGCGAACGGGCGCACGGCAGCTCGACGTGCTCCCAAGCGCCCGACCCGTAGGCTCGGGCGCATGTTCCTCGAGAACGTCGTCGTCGACTCCGCAGATCCGGGCCGCCTGGGCCGGTTCTGGGAGCGAGCGCTCGGCGCCACGACCCTGACCGACGAGCCCGAGGGCTACGAGACCCGCCTGGCCGTCGAGGGCGGTCCCGTCCTCGACCTGTGCTTCCAGCGCGTCGAGCACCCGTCGACCGCGGCGCCCAGGCTGCACCTCGACCTGTACGGCGGTCCGGACCGGTACGCCGTCGTCGAGCGCCTCCTGGGCCTCGGCGCCTCGCACGCCGACATCGGGCAGGGCGACGTGCCGTGGGTGGTCCTGGCGGACCCCGAGGGGCACCCGTTCTGCGTCCTCGAGGCGCGTCCGGCCTACCGCGACACCGGCCCTGTCGCGGCGATCCCCGTGCTGGGCGGCGACCCGGAGCAGGTCGCCGCGTTCTGGTCCGAGCTGAGCGGCTGGCAGCGGTACGACGGCGTCGAGCCGGTCTCGCTGCGCCACCCCAGCGGCCGTGGCCTCGTGCTCGAGTTCTTCCCCGAGGACGAGCCCAAGCGGGACAAGAACCGGATGCACCTCGACCTGCGGCTCGAGGCGGGTGACGACCGCGCTGCCGTGTTCGCCCGCGTCGAGGAGCTCGGCGCCCGCCGGCTCGAGCACGACTGGGGCGACCTGCCCTGGACCAGCTTCACCGACCCGGCCGGCAACGAGTTCTGCATCCTGCCCGCGAGCACCGCGTGAGCGTCTTCGGGGCGGCGGTTCCCGCCCCGCGCGAGTGCCCCTGTGGCAGCGGACAGGCCTACGTCACCTGCTGCGCGCCGATGCACCACGGCGAGCGCGAGGCCACGACCGCCGTGCAGCTCATGCGCTCGCGGTATGCCGCGTACGTCGTCGGGGACGAGGCGTACCTCCTGCGGACGTGGCACCCCCGCACCCGGCCGGCCGACCTCGGGCTCGGCCACGCGGGGACGCCGCGCTGGCTCGGTCTCAGCATCCTGGCCACGGCGGACGGCAACGAGGGGGACTCGGCCGGGGAGGTCGAGTTCGAGGCCCGGCACGTGGGTGGGGTGATGCGCGAGCGCAGCGCCTTCAGCCGGCGGGCGGGCCACTGGGTCTACGTCGACGGGACGGTGGAGGAGGCCGACGGCCTCACCACCCCGGACGAGGCGACGGACGCGCGGGTCGAGCGGCGCTGAGGCTGCGGCGCCTGGCCCACGCGGGTGCGCCCCGGGGTGCGGCGGGGTGCGGCGAGCGGTGCGGCGGGGCGCAGCGAGTGGCGCGACAAACCGGTTCGTCGCCCTCCGCGCACGGTCCGTAGGATGGGCGGGCTGCCGGGCCGTCCCGGCACCCGAATCCCCAGCCCCGATCGAAGGACTCCTCGTGCTCCGCACCCATGAGGCCGGCACCCTGCGTGCCGACCACTCCGGCCAGACCGTCACGCTCACGGGCTGGGTGGCCCGGCGGCGCGATCACGGCGGAGTGGCCTTCCTCGACCTGCGCGACGCCAGCGGCGTCGCCCAGGTGGTCGCGCGTGACGAGGTCCTCGCCGAGGGCGGCGCGCACGACCTGCGCAACGAGTACTGCGTCCGGGTCGTCGGCGAGGTGCGCACCCGCCCGGCGGGCAACGCCAACCCCGACCTGCCCACGGGCGAGATCGAGGTCCTGGCCGGCACCATCGAGGTGCTCAACCCCAGCGCCCCGCTGCCGTTCCAGATCGACGAGCGCGTGACGGTCGGCGAGGAGGCGCGGCTCAAGCACCGCTACCTCGACCTGCGCCGCCCCGGTGCGTCGTCCGCGGGTTCGGCGATCCGACTGCGCTCCAAGGTCAACGCCGCGGCCCGCAAGGTCCTCGGCGAGCGCGACTTCGTTGAGATCGAGACCCCGACGCTGACGCGCTCGACGCCCGAGGGTGCCCGCGACTTCCTCGTGCCGGCCCGCCTCGCGCCCGGTTCGTGGTACGCCCTGCCGC
This genomic interval from Phycicoccus sp. M110.8 contains the following:
- a CDS encoding VOC family protein produces the protein MFLENVVVDSADPGRLGRFWERALGATTLTDEPEGYETRLAVEGGPVLDLCFQRVEHPSTAAPRLHLDLYGGPDRYAVVERLLGLGASHADIGQGDVPWVVLADPEGHPFCVLEARPAYRDTGPVAAIPVLGGDPEQVAAFWSELSGWQRYDGVEPVSLRHPSGRGLVLEFFPEDEPKRDKNRMHLDLRLEAGDDRAAVFARVEELGARRLEHDWGDLPWTSFTDPAGNEFCILPASTA
- a CDS encoding YchJ family protein, which translates into the protein MSVFGAAVPAPRECPCGSGQAYVTCCAPMHHGEREATTAVQLMRSRYAAYVVGDEAYLLRTWHPRTRPADLGLGHAGTPRWLGLSILATADGNEGDSAGEVEFEARHVGGVMRERSAFSRRAGHWVYVDGTVEEADGLTTPDEATDARVERR